The segment tctagaTAGGAACATACAATTGTTTTACTATTATTAGAAAGATATGCAATATCCAAGTAATAATATGACACAAAATTGTTCTGtagaataatatatacataatcaGCAGAAAATAAGTACTTAATTTTTGCAATCTTATTGGCTTCATTATATTGTATCCTTAAACTAGTCTGAAAGAGTGCATCTTCTGATCAGGTACTCCAAGTCTGCAGCCAAAAGGATTAACCCTTGATGTTATCCCGTGAGTTTCGCGCATCCTAGTACATAATAAAGCTTGTTGAATAAATGGATGTTGAAGTAGTTGTTGCGTCGTCCATCTTTTTAGAGGATCCTTTATCAAACACTTGTACAAAAAATCTCTGGCAATCTCAGAAACATCACTAGGAATCATTGGTTCTTCTTTCATAATCTTCCACTGCAAATCCTTAGTGTCGCGATAAATCCAAACGCGACACCCAGTCATCATCTCTGCCACAGTACACCCTAACGACCATATATCATAACTCCTGCCATGAAAACCACTGATCAAAGATTCTGGGGGCGCGTAAGGTAGAGTCCCTCTATTGCTCATCGTAGCACCAGTCATATATGCCACACCTTCGGGAACTCTCAACGACAATCCAAAGTCAGCCAACTTTAACTTGTGCATCCCATCACGTTCAGCATTGTTGAAAATCAAAACATTAGCAGGTTTAATATCACAATGAACCCACCCTTTCTCATGAACGTGTTGAATACCCTTTAAGAGTTGATATGCATAGAAACCTACTTCCACTTCAGACATCCGTATCCTTCTCATCTTCGAATTAATGATCAAATCGTGTAGCGATCCACCATATGCATATTCAAGAAACAGATTGTAAGTTGAGATATTACCGCTATCAATGCTAACGTCTGATCCAATGTATTGAACCACGTAAGGTGAATCTTTGAGGGTTGTCAAGATTTCTGCTTCTTGTTGGAGTGAAACAGAACGGTTCATATCAGCACATTTAACAGCAGCAACAGAGACACATAACGAAAAAGGATCCATCTTCACTGCATAATAAACTTTGCCGTAAGAGCCAGCGCCAAGAACGTAAAGCTTCTTCCACTGAtccataataatattttcactCACTtctcactattttttttttttttggctattGAATGattgtgaaaaataataaaagggtAGTTACTTctttttatagagaaaaaaaaattattcaatccttggttgatatggaaaaggtgAAGAGTTATTTTGGTAACTTTTGCGTATCTTACcattgtatttattttaggtaACTTCTTAAAATCAAAACTTTACCCACTTTGAGGGCAACACGGTGTACACTTATTTGTACTTACAAATTTGTAAATTCAGAAAGTTTCTAAAACTTTTAAAGTAGTTTTCtcccaaaattttatatacacgGCCACATAATTAAATAGTTACTAAAAATTTGTACGTATGGTTAAATTTACAATGAAGCTAATTACTGTTAAGTTGAGTAATCACGTAGCTTTGAAATTATTCTAGGTACTTAAACCAAATGGTGTTAAATTTAAAGAACGCAAATGTAATTAAAATGTAACttgttattaataattataagaaattaaagCTCAATTTTAAAAAGGTTTTTCTTCTATCccaaaatatttatcatatttcatttctcaaaaatcaatctatttaaattttgtctaatattttaagatgcattttCCCACCATATTAATATGAGAATAATTGtaacttatattatttttaatttaatttttgaatgtatctaaattttaattttgaaatattgagCTAATCTAATCTAATTTAGCTCTAAGATTAATCAAATGAATGTTATTGAGAAATGAGGAATGCTTGGCATTGAAATAGCTCCCTCTTATCTCCAGAGGCGGAGCCACCTTATACTTCTTCGACggaaaattatacaatttatatataattaaaataattttttatgtatatagtAGATTTGGTACCGCCTTTGGTTACTTCTGTGGTTATTTTTAGAGGAAAGACTCAAAATAATCCATCATCTTTAGGTTAAGGCTCAAAGTGATCTTTGAGTTTTCACATGGAGCACTAATAGTTCCTCATGTTCGCAATATTGGTGCCCTTTTGGTCCTATCCTAAAAAATTTTGCctattttttaacattaattttgtccaaaattttatataagggATGTTCAAtcgtctttttatatatttaatagaaataataactcTATCTGAGAGAAGGTGATAAGGAAAACACCTTATTTTGTTCACTAGAAATATTACTGCAGTTAAACTAAGATCATCTTAACACATGACtttgcaagaaaagaaaaaattatattattgcgCGTGAAATTATCGTGATGAACCTCTCGACTTTACTTGCAATACGATttctactaaataaaacaaattgtttttcttctaaCATACTTTGATATGGATTttttatttctactaaatatataaaatgacgaTTGAACATCCATACATAGGTTATGAATAAATCAATGcaaaaaaataggtaaaattttgAAGAGGACCAAAAGTGCACCAATATTACAAACATGATGAACTATTAGTGCTCCATGTGAAAACTGAAGGACCGCTTTAACACTTAACCCAGAGAAGAGGGActattttgatcctttcctctttatttttacatattttatatcCATTTATCAAAAATTCTAATTTCAACACTACTTATCTCCCTCTTTTATATCTCGTTTATCATAAACTAATTTATAAACACACTTTTTGCCCGTGTATATAAACTACTTACAATAAATTAACTAAGATATTATTTGTAATTGCATTCGAGgtacaaataataatatttaacgGTAAATCATTTAAGTGGTCTTTCTTTTACAGCTATGTGTATTAGACcatctctattttactctccattctctatatttggagagtaacaTAGAGAATTGGTTCTCCAAACACTCtctattcttaaattatatagAAGCGTCttactattttactttttgattattataatattatgtctattatattactaatttaatatttatcatttgtaaCAAGCTACTACTTTGGTCAAATTaaccaaatttttattttattttaaaaggaaattgTCACTctaaatatataacttaaagttattttaatattaattatattatataagattatatttataattatttaccaAGTAATATAACATATGAAACATATTattgattttcaattattttttttgtcattttaaatatgtaatttaggtTATAATTAGTTTTCATTATGAAGTATGCACAAAATTTACATGATAATTCAAACTACTTTTT is part of the Solanum pennellii chromosome 8, SPENNV200 genome and harbors:
- the LOC107027843 gene encoding mitogen-activated protein kinase kinase kinase 17-like encodes the protein MDQWKKLYVLGAGSYGKVYYAVKMDPFSLCVSVAAVKCADMNRSVSLQQEAEILTTLKDSPYVVQYIGSDVSIDSGNISTYNLFLEYAYGGSLHDLIINSKMRRIRMSEVEVGFYAYQLLKGIQHVHEKGWVHCDIKPANVLIFNNAERDGMHKLKLADFGLSLRVPEGVAYMTGATMSNRGTLPYAPPESLISGFHGRSYDIWSLGCTVAEMMTGCRVWIYRDTKDLQWKIMKEEPMIPSDVSEIARDFLYKCLIKDPLKRWTTQQLLQHPFIQQALLCTRMRETHGITSRVNPFGCRLGVPDQKMHSFRLV